In a genomic window of Gossypium arboreum isolate Shixiya-1 chromosome 7, ASM2569848v2, whole genome shotgun sequence:
- the LOC108455453 gene encoding transcription factor PIF1-like, producing the protein MNHCVPDFEMEDDYSIPSSSILNRAKKPSMPEDGIMELLWQNGQVVMQSQNQRSFKKPSPFKYLDAGQSALREIRSSSHHQQQQQQQQQQSVTDHLFMQEDEMASWLHNPLSDANFDHDFCADLLYPSSSTAVAPCVTSTATTSAPPPPPLGRVPQVSASAMVPASRPPIPPARRNELESTRIQNFSSLSKEQPGPSNSKSVAREVTVVDSSDTPAVAPESGASQAMPCNTEAASGEDNNNACANMSFAAVAYTQSAGVSVGASKDNIATCEATVTSSPSGSSASASAEPTAQKRGPAEDRKRKGREPDDAECHSEDAEFESPETKKQSRGSSSTKRSRAAEVHNLSERRRRDRINEKMRALQELIPRCNKSDKASMLDEAIEYLKSLQLQVQMMSMGCGMLPMMFPQHYMPTMGMGIGMGMVMDMGLSRPMMPFHNVMAGSGLPTPAASAHLDPRFPMPAFHMSPQVPVPDPSRIQPNNQSDAMLNPLGMQNPNQPRIPSFADPYQQYMGLHQMQLHPPQCQATAQPSSSKPSNSKGAENLENHPSGDMAR; encoded by the exons ATGAATCACTGCGTTCCCGATTTCGAAATGGAAGACGATTATTCAATCCCTTCATCTTCTATATTAAATCGCGCTAAAAAACCTTCCAT GCCAGAGGATGGAATCATGGAGCTGTTGTGGCAAAATGGTCAAGTTGTTATGCAGAGTCAAAACCAACGATCTTTCAAGAAACCATCGCCGTTCAAATACCTCGACGCCGGCCAATCAGCTCTCAGAGAGATCCGATCATCATCTCACCATCAGCAGCAACAACAACAACAGCAACAGCAATCCGTTACCGATCATCTGTTCATGCAAGAAGATGAAATGGCTTCGTGGCTTCACAATCCTCTCAGCGACGCCAACTTCGACCACGATTTCTGTGCTGATCTCCTCTATCCTTCCTCCTCCACTGCTGTTGCCCCTTGCGTTACCTCCACTGCCACAACTTCCGCTCCTCCTCCGCCTCCACTCGGAAGAGTTCCTCAAGTTTCGGCTTCGGCTATGGTGCCTGCTTCTAGGCCCCCGATACCGCCGGCGAGGAGGAATGAGTTGGAGTCTACTAGGATCCAGAACTTCAGTAGCTTGTCCAAGGAGCAACCTGGACCGTCGAATTCAAAGAGTGTAGCGAGGGAAGTGACGGTCGTTGATTCCAGCGATACTCCGGCGGTTGCTCCCGAATCGGGAGCCTCTCAAGCCATGCCGTGCAACACCGAGGCAGCATCTGGCGAGGACAACAACAATGCCTGCGCCAACATGAGCTTTGCCGCAGTTGCCTACACGCAATCAGCTGGTGTCAGCGTGGGTGCCAGCAAAGACAATATAGCCACGTGCGAAGCCACGGTTACATCATCACCTAGCGGCTCCAGTGCCAGTGCCAGCGCCGAACCGACGGCTCAAAAAAGGGGCCCAGCTGAGGACCGGAAGCGTAAAGGAAGAGAACCGGACGACGCCGAGTGTCACAGCGAG GATGCTGAGTTCGAATCCCCTGAAACAAAGAAACAATCTCGTGGATCCTCATCTACGAAAAGGTCCCGTGCTGCAGAGGTTCATAACCTCTCGGAGAGG AGACGCAGAGATAGGATAAATGAAAAGATGAGGGCTTTGCAAGAACTTATTCCTCGTTGTAACAAG TCAGACAAAGCTTCAATGTTGGATGAAGCAATCGAGTACCTAAAGTCACTTCAGTTACAAGTTCAG ATGATGTCCATGGGTTGTGGCATGCTCCCAATGATGTTTCCTCAGCATTACATGCCAACAATGGGGATGGGAATTGGGATGGGCATGGTCATGGATATGGGATTAAGTCGGCCAATGATGCCATTTCACAATGTTATGGCTGGATCAGGTTTACCAACACCAGCTGCTTCAGCTCATTTGGATCCAAGGTTTCCCATGCCAGCATTTCATATGTCACCACAAGTTCCAGTTCCTGATCCATCAAGAATCCAACCGAACAATCAGTCAGATGCTATGTTGAACCCACTTGGCATGCAAAACCCAAACCAGCCACGGATCCCAAGTTTTGCTGATCCTTATCAGCAGTATATGGGTCTTCACCAGATGCAATTACACCCTCCACAG TGTCAAGCAACGGCCCAGCCGAGTTCCAGTAAACCAAGTAACAGTAAGGGAGCTGAGAATCTTGAAAATCACCCATCAG GTGATATGGCACGATAG
- the LOC108458498 gene encoding uncharacterized protein LOC108458498 isoform X1 — translation MSAPLDPFCKESLMGSEEAKDPLKGVDWKAIGSELQKDPSASNKPVVKKRLPKKIRQIPDCYFLPRMSMPSAIAFYGACIAGGIGAGMLLEVWINNKIKGIYMHTTYILCVYVCSFFHLEQVR, via the exons ATGTCTGCTCCTTTGGATCCTTTTTGTAAAG AGTCTTTAATGGGAAGTGAGGAAGCTAAAGACCCATTGAAAGGGGTTGATTGGAAAGCAATTGGTAGTGAGTTGCAGAAGGACCCCAGTGCCAGTAATAAACCTGTTGTAAAGAAACGACTTCCTAAGAAGATTAGACAAATTCCGGACTGTTATTTCCTTCCTCGAATGTCCATGCCTTCCGCTATTGCCTTCTATGGAGCCTGCATTGCTGGTGGAATCGGTGCTGGGATGCTGCTGGAAGTCTGGATAAACAACAAGATTAAAGGTATATATATGCACACAACATATATTCTATGTGTTTATGTGTGTTCCTTCTTTCATTTAGAACAAGTGAGGTGA
- the LOC108458498 gene encoding uncharacterized protein LOC108458498 isoform X2, with amino-acid sequence MSAPLDPFCKESLMGSEEAKDPLKGVDWKAIGSELQKDPSASNKPVVKKRLPKKIRQIPDCYFLPRMSMPSAIAFYGACIAGGIGAGMLLEVWINNKIKEDGGFIWEFDK; translated from the exons ATGTCTGCTCCTTTGGATCCTTTTTGTAAAG AGTCTTTAATGGGAAGTGAGGAAGCTAAAGACCCATTGAAAGGGGTTGATTGGAAAGCAATTGGTAGTGAGTTGCAGAAGGACCCCAGTGCCAGTAATAAACCTGTTGTAAAGAAACGACTTCCTAAGAAGATTAGACAAATTCCGGACTGTTATTTCCTTCCTCGAATGTCCATGCCTTCCGCTATTGCCTTCTATGGAGCCTGCATTGCTGGTGGAATCGGTGCTGGGATGCTGCTGGAAGTCTGGATAAACAACAAGATTAAAG AGGATGGAGGTTTTATATGGGAGTTTGACAAATAA
- the LOC108485282 gene encoding two-component response regulator 24-like, with product MALTLPLGEASDQDKWDNGGLERKRQLLIEIVLRSRLTALMVDGDTTCWVLKQELLRSYGVQTLGVDNGRDAIDLIASDAAFNLIIIEKILPVLNGLEVTRQICEIGMRCKMLAVTAYSGESERQAFLATSVDVFIEKPLDLEHLVPILRELDRQ from the exons ATGGCATTGACTTTACCTTTGGGCGAAGCATCGGATCAGGATAAGTGGGACAATGGAGGACTAGAACGCAAGCGACAACTACTTATTGAAATTGTTCTAAGGAGCAGGTTGACAGCTCTTATGGTTGATGGTGACACAACGTGTTGGGTTCTGAAGCAAGAACTTCTTCGTTCTTATGGGGTTCAAACTTTAGGTGTCGACAACGGCAGGGATGCAATCGACCTCATTGCATCGGATGCAGCATTCAATCTCATCATCATTGAAAAGATTCTTCCTGTCCTGAATGGCCTTGAG GTAACAAGGCagatttgtgaaatagggatGCGTTGTAAGATGTTGGCGGTCACAGCTTATTCGGGAGAAAGTGAAAGGCAGGCATTTCTGGCAACTAGTGTTGATGTGTTCATTGAGAAACCTTTGGATCTTGAGCATCTGGTTCCCATCCTAAGGGAACTCGATAGGCAGTGA